The nucleotide window GCCTATCGTCTCCTGTCTTCACAGTGTGATTATCCCCTTCATCTGGGTGTGACCGAGGCGGGGGGGCTGATTGCGGGAACTGTTAAGTCGAGCGTGGCCCTGGGCCTGCTGTTGTATGATGGCATTGGCGATACCTTCCGGATATCCCTGACCCGTGATCCGGTCGAGGAGATCCGGGTCGGCTTTGAGTTGCTTCGGGCGTTGCATATCCGCCATCGCGGACCGGAGCTGATCTCCTGTCCCACCTGTGGACGGTGTCAGATCAATCTGTTCAGTTTGGCTGAACGGGTTGAGCAGTATATTCAGCACATGGAGACCAATCTCAAGATTGCCGTTATGGGCTGTGTGGTCAACGGACCGGGCGAAGCTAAGGAGGCGGATCTTGGCCTTGCCGGTGGGAATGGGATGGGAATTTTATTTAAAAAGGGGAAGCTCTATAAGAAAGTACCAGAGGATCAGCTCTTTGATGTTTTTGTTGAAGAGTTGAAGAAGATGGAAAAGAGTGGTTGACGGTTAGCAGTTGACGGTTTGCGGGAAGGATCGGACAGTTTTTTGGGAGTGATAGATGGCATCGTTCGAAGATTTAGATGTATGGAAAAAATCTTGTCGTCTATCCGTAATTCTTTATGGTTTATTGAAGAATTGCCGAGATTATGGATTTCGTGATCAAATGCTACGGGCCTCCATATCTATTCCTTCGAATATCGCGGAAGGAGGCGAAAGAAACTCTGTCCCTGACTTCCAGAGATTTATTGCCTATGCCAAAGGTTCAGCTGCTGAATTGCGTTCTCAAGTTTATATTTCTCAAGAAGTTGGCATAGTTGCACCCGAGGATGCTGGGCATTTAATCAATGAATTGAAGTCGATATCACGGATGCTACAAGCTTTACATAACTCCTTAAATGGACGAATAACCTGAATCACCAACCGTCAACCGCTAACCGCTAACCGCTAACCGATAACTTAAAGAACCCCTATGCGCTTTACAACATTACTGATTCCAACTCTGAAGGAAAATCCGGCCGAGGCTGATGTTATCAGTCATAAATTATTGATGCGGGCTGGGTTTATTCGCAAACTCACCAGTGGTATCTATTCGTATCTGCCTCTGGGGCTGATGACCCTGCGTAAGATTGAGCAGATTATTCGTGAGGAGATGAATGCGGCAGGGGCTCAGGAAGTGCTTTTACCGATGGTGCAGCCGGCTGATCTCTGGGAAGAATCCGGGCGGCTGAAGAAATATGGGCCTGAACTCTTGCGTTTCAAGGACCGCCATGATCGTGAGTCCTGTTTAGGGCCCACCCATGAGGAGGTCATTACCGATCTGGTTCGTAATAATATCCACTCTTATCGTGGTCTGCCGGTCAACCTCTACCAGATTCAGACCAAGTTTCGGGATGAAATCAGACCGCGTTTTGGTCTGATGCGTGGACGTGAATTCATCATGAAGGACGCGTATAGCTTCGATGCGACCGAGGTCGGGGTGGACGTGTCATATCAGAAGATGAATGATGCCTATCACCGAATATTTTCCCGCTGTGGTCTGCGTTTTCGGGCGGTGGAGGCAGACACCGGCACTATCGGGGGCAGTTTTTCTCATGAGTTTATGGTCTTGGCTGAAACAGGTGAGGACACCATTGTGGTC belongs to Desulfobulbaceae bacterium and includes:
- a CDS encoding flavodoxin-dependent (E)-4-hydroxy-3-methylbut-2-enyl-diphosphate synthase, with protein sequence AYRLLSSQCDYPLHLGVTEAGGLIAGTVKSSVALGLLLYDGIGDTFRISLTRDPVEEIRVGFELLRALHIRHRGPELISCPTCGRCQINLFSLAERVEQYIQHMETNLKIAVMGCVVNGPGEAKEADLGLAGGNGMGILFKKGKLYKKVPEDQLFDVFVEELKKMEKSG
- a CDS encoding four helix bundle protein, translating into MASFEDLDVWKKSCRLSVILYGLLKNCRDYGFRDQMLRASISIPSNIAEGGERNSVPDFQRFIAYAKGSAAELRSQVYISQEVGIVAPEDAGHLINELKSISRMLQALHNSLNGRIT